From the genome of Niabella agricola, one region includes:
- a CDS encoding RNA polymerase sigma factor, whose translation MGIQDAELELVLKKCEQDSVPHKEALYKGYYGFIKGVVRRYVNDYHVMEELVNDSFVKIFNNLNTFKAPGFSSDIGQSFKGWVAKIASRTAIDFLRKKKMNFLQEEPSENHFPEQPPSGVHASEVKDIMSLLNQLPEIQKTVFNLYEIEGFSHEEIARLLQISENVCRVYLSRAKSKLKTLYIKHF comes from the coding sequence TTGGGAATACAGGACGCCGAACTGGAACTGGTGCTGAAAAAATGTGAGCAAGACTCAGTACCGCATAAAGAAGCGCTTTATAAAGGCTATTATGGCTTTATAAAAGGCGTGGTGAGGCGTTATGTAAATGATTATCATGTAATGGAGGAGCTTGTGAACGACTCTTTCGTAAAAATTTTTAACAACCTGAATACATTTAAAGCACCGGGGTTTTCGTCGGATATCGGGCAGTCATTTAAAGGCTGGGTGGCCAAGATCGCATCCAGGACCGCAATCGATTTTTTGAGAAAGAAGAAAATGAACTTTCTACAGGAGGAGCCGTCCGAAAACCACTTTCCGGAACAACCGCCCTCCGGGGTGCATGCCAGCGAGGTAAAAGATATTATGTCCTTGCTGAATCAACTGCCTGAAATCCAAAAAACCGTTTTTAATTTATACGAAATCGAAGGATTTAGCCATGAAGAAATTGCCCGTTTACTGCAGATCTCAGAAAATGTCTGCCGGGTATACCTTTCAAGAGCAAAGAGTAAATTAAAAACGCTTTATATAAAACATTTTTAA
- a CDS encoding 2-C-methyl-D-erythritol 4-phosphate cytidylyltransferase, giving the protein MKKTAVIVAGGSGVRMGAELPKQFLLLKNKPLLYYTIDTFLKTYEDLDMVLVLPEAYTDMGQEIIDAYFDKDRVRITIGGATRFESVKNGLKLVEDEAIIFVHDAVRCLVSPELIRRCYEQAVETGSAIPVVAASDSVRLLTEDGSDALDRGKVVLVQTPQVFHSKLLIPAFSIEQKEKFTDEASVVEAFGMKVSLVEGEKNNIKVTHPPDLVIAEQLLNGSQV; this is encoded by the coding sequence ATGAAGAAGACTGCGGTTATTGTTGCAGGAGGTTCAGGAGTGCGGATGGGGGCTGAACTGCCCAAACAGTTCTTACTACTAAAGAACAAGCCTCTTTTGTATTATACGATTGATACGTTTTTAAAGACCTATGAGGACCTGGATATGGTGCTGGTATTGCCGGAGGCGTATACTGATATGGGCCAGGAGATCATCGATGCCTATTTTGATAAAGACCGTGTGCGTATTACCATTGGTGGTGCCACCCGTTTTGAGTCGGTAAAGAATGGCCTGAAGCTGGTAGAAGATGAAGCGATTATTTTCGTACACGATGCTGTACGCTGCCTGGTTTCACCGGAACTGATCCGGCGGTGTTATGAACAGGCGGTTGAAACCGGTAGTGCCATCCCGGTTGTTGCTGCCAGTGATAGTGTACGGTTGCTTACCGAAGACGGCAGTGATGCGCTTGATCGCGGCAAAGTTGTACTGGTGCAAACCCCGCAGGTATTTCACAGCAAATTGCTGATCCCGGCTTTCTCCATTGAACAAAAAGAAAAGTTTACAGACGAAGCTTCCGTAGTGGAAGCTTTTGGCATGAAGGTTTCGCTGGTGGAAGGAGAAAAGAATAATATAAAGGTCACGCATCCGCCCGACCTGGTGATCGCGGAACAATTGTTAAACGGAAGTCAGGTTTAA
- a CDS encoding NAD(P)H-hydrate dehydratase has translation MKLLSAAQIRQWDEFTMEHEPIVSLQLMERAANACTRWLLQNTLADVYYIFCGKGNNGGDGLAIARLLYNSGKTAKVFILESEAKGSEDFISNFNILHHLSAIPIYQVRSEQDFPVIPESCIIVDALFGTGLNRGLTGLAARLVAHLNSAPAPVIAIDIPSGLFCDQSSLNHSVVQARHTLTFQALKMAFLVAENEAFIGQVHLMDINLHPAFPDLVSTPFHIINQALVQRIYRPRPAFAHKGNFGHALIIAGSYGKTGAALLSTRSCLRSGTGLVSVHVPEKSVAIIQTGAPEAMVLPDGDAVSITHMDYVPDPFSAIGVGPGIGTTIKTRFFLRELLERKTSRLVLDADALNIIAESPELLNLLQPDSILTPHPKEFSRLFGMQENDFKKIEVAIAKAVELNVVIVLKGHRTLVALPDGTGFFNITGNAGMAKGGSGDVLTGMLTSLVAQGYTSKDAAIMGVFLHGLAGDFAATEQGMDAMTAVDIIENIGKAFGRLL, from the coding sequence ATGAAATTACTAAGTGCCGCACAAATACGTCAGTGGGATGAATTTACCATGGAACATGAGCCCATCGTTTCTCTGCAACTGATGGAGCGTGCCGCCAATGCCTGCACCCGCTGGCTGCTGCAAAACACATTGGCTGATGTCTATTATATTTTTTGTGGAAAAGGAAACAATGGTGGTGATGGCCTGGCGATTGCCCGGCTGCTTTATAATTCCGGGAAAACAGCAAAAGTCTTTATCCTTGAATCGGAAGCTAAAGGGTCGGAGGACTTTATTTCCAACTTCAACATCCTGCATCATCTTTCGGCCATTCCAATATATCAGGTCCGGTCGGAACAAGATTTTCCGGTGATACCGGAATCCTGCATCATTGTGGATGCGCTTTTCGGAACCGGGCTGAACCGGGGGCTCACCGGCCTGGCAGCCCGGCTGGTGGCTCATTTAAACAGTGCCCCGGCTCCGGTCATTGCCATCGATATCCCCAGCGGGTTGTTCTGTGATCAGTCTTCCCTTAATCATAGCGTTGTACAGGCACGGCATACGCTCACCTTCCAGGCACTTAAAATGGCCTTCCTGGTTGCGGAAAATGAAGCTTTTATCGGGCAGGTACACCTGATGGACATCAATCTGCATCCTGCCTTCCCGGACCTGGTGAGCACGCCTTTTCATATCATTAACCAGGCGCTGGTGCAACGGATCTACCGGCCACGCCCCGCTTTTGCGCATAAGGGCAATTTCGGCCACGCCCTCATCATTGCCGGCAGCTATGGAAAAACCGGGGCGGCACTCCTTAGTACCCGCTCCTGCCTGAGGTCCGGTACCGGGCTCGTAAGCGTACATGTACCGGAAAAGAGCGTAGCCATTATTCAAACAGGCGCACCGGAGGCCATGGTATTGCCCGATGGGGATGCTGTCAGCATCACCCACATGGATTATGTACCAGACCCGTTCTCAGCAATCGGGGTCGGACCCGGCATCGGAACAACCATCAAAACCCGCTTTTTTTTACGGGAACTGCTCGAACGGAAAACCAGCCGCCTGGTGCTGGATGCCGATGCTTTAAACATTATTGCAGAAAGCCCTGAACTTTTAAACCTCCTGCAGCCGGATAGCATACTTACACCACACCCCAAAGAATTTTCCCGGCTGTTTGGCATGCAGGAAAATGATTTTAAAAAAATTGAGGTAGCCATTGCTAAGGCCGTGGAATTAAACGTTGTAATAGTACTAAAAGGACACCGGACCCTGGTGGCCCTGCCCGATGGCACCGGCTTTTTTAACATCACCGGAAATGCCGGTATGGCCAAGGGCGGCAGCGGTGACGTACTTACGGGAATGCTCACCAGCCTGGTAGCCCAGGGCTATACCTCAAAAGACGCTGCCATTATGGGTGTTTTTTTGCACGGACTGGCTGGTGATTTTGCGGCTACTGAACAGGGAATGGACGCCATGACCGCCGTTGATATCATCGAAAATATCGGCAAAGCCTTCGGACGACTATTATAG
- a CDS encoding inositol oxygenase, translating to MSTTNAKNTPLASLDEWEDDLLRRYPDPETIATSKGTDEYRNYEDPQRETVKEFYRLNHTFQTHDFVMKKRADFLKFNRKEMTVWDAFDFLNQLVDDSDPDTDLDQFQHLLQTSEAIRRDGHPDWMVLTGLMHDMGKVLCLFGEPQWAVVGDTFPIGCAYSDKIVYPEFFKENPDYDNPRYSTKLGIYEAGCGLRNVTMSWGHDEYIYQIMKDHLPEEGLYMLRYHSFYAWHREGAYEYLTDDHDKKMLKWVKMFNPYDLYSKNPEPPDWEKLQPYYETLVKSHLPSTLKF from the coding sequence ATGAGTACAACAAACGCGAAGAATACCCCCCTGGCCAGTCTTGACGAATGGGAAGATGATTTGCTGCGCAGATACCCGGATCCCGAAACCATTGCAACATCAAAAGGCACCGATGAATACCGCAATTATGAAGATCCGCAGCGGGAAACGGTAAAAGAATTCTACCGGTTAAACCATACCTTCCAAACCCATGATTTTGTAATGAAAAAACGGGCCGATTTCCTGAAATTTAACCGGAAAGAGATGACCGTCTGGGATGCGTTTGATTTTTTAAACCAGCTGGTGGACGATTCCGATCCGGATACTGACCTGGACCAGTTTCAGCACCTGTTACAAACCTCGGAAGCCATCCGCAGGGACGGGCATCCGGACTGGATGGTACTTACCGGGCTGATGCACGATATGGGCAAGGTACTCTGCCTTTTTGGCGAGCCCCAATGGGCCGTTGTTGGCGATACGTTTCCGATAGGATGCGCCTATTCGGATAAAATCGTTTATCCCGAATTCTTTAAAGAAAATCCGGATTACGACAATCCCCGGTACAGTACCAAACTGGGAATATATGAAGCGGGATGCGGGTTGCGCAATGTAACCATGTCCTGGGGACACGATGAATATATTTACCAGATCATGAAAGATCATTTGCCGGAAGAAGGGCTGTATATGCTTCGTTATCATTCTTTTTATGCCTGGCACCGGGAAGGCGCTTATGAGTACCTGACCGACGATCATGATAAAAAAATGCTGAAATGGGTAAAAATGTTCAATCCTTACGACCTGTATTCTAAAAATCCTGAACCGCCGGATTGGGAAAAATTGCAGCCCTATTATGAAACCCTGGTAAAAAGTCACCTTCCGTCTACATTAAAATTCTGA
- a CDS encoding DUF4397 domain-containing protein, producing MMKKVSLGGLLLLTILFLSSCLKHRDSYYDSPEFQNAAAVSIVNGAPLGMPLDIQFEGTQRWLLNEFNYTYRTNYTRVYSGDRKLFVFNRGGSNTLISKNLTFEPRKRYSVFIVDTLSKMDAILVRDSVMEPKGDSVLLRLANMSPDAGAIDLYIQGNTTPIAQNIGYKNVSTFVSFKSGRDIKFEAKAAGTNTVLATSDVKNLFNGNQYTIWTTGFKSMHTTNGKLIVELMAHYY from the coding sequence ATGATGAAAAAAGTTTCTCTGGGCGGCCTTTTATTATTAACCATCCTGTTTTTAAGTTCCTGCTTAAAGCACCGTGACAGTTACTATGATAGCCCCGAATTTCAAAATGCAGCAGCAGTAAGCATTGTTAACGGCGCTCCGCTGGGAATGCCGCTGGATATCCAGTTTGAAGGAACCCAGCGCTGGCTTCTCAATGAATTTAATTATACCTACCGGACGAATTATACCCGTGTATACTCCGGCGACCGGAAGCTTTTTGTGTTCAACAGGGGGGGATCCAATACCCTGATATCGAAAAACTTGACCTTCGAACCCCGCAAACGCTACTCTGTATTTATAGTAGACACGCTAAGCAAAATGGACGCCATACTGGTGCGCGACAGTGTGATGGAACCCAAGGGTGACTCGGTATTGCTGCGTTTAGCCAACATGAGCCCGGACGCCGGCGCCATCGATCTTTACATACAGGGAAATACCACCCCTATTGCTCAAAACATCGGATATAAAAATGTAAGTACCTTTGTGAGCTTTAAATCCGGAAGGGACATCAAATTTGAGGCAAAGGCTGCCGGCACAAACACTGTATTGGCAACATCGGACGTAAAGAATTTATTTAATGGAAATCAATATACTATCTGGACAACAGGTTTTAAATCGATGCACACTACCAACGGCAAACTTATTGTAGAGTTAATGGCGCATTATTATTAG
- the lepA gene encoding translation elongation factor 4: MKNIRNFCIIAHIDHGKSTLADRLLQSTNTISDREMMDQVLDDMDLEREKGITIKSHAIQINYRSKAGENYVLNLIDTPGHVDFSYEVSRALAACEGALLLVDATQGIQAQTISNLYLAIDNDLEIIPVINKIDMDGAMIDEVKDQIIDLIGCKPEDILLASGRTGLGIDAVLEAIVERIPAPKGDPEAPLQALIFDSVFNSFRGIIVYYRILNGALKKGDKVKFVSTGQEYEADEIGILKLKMTERNEVLAGDVGYIITGIKNAKEVKVGDTITLANNANPVAIKGFEEVKPMVFAGIYPVNTDEFEELRDCMEKLQLNDASLTFELETSQALGFGFRCGFLGMLHMEIIQERLEREFNQTVITTVPNVSFIAHTTKGEKIIVNNPTEFPDPVKTDRIEEPYIKAQIITKPDYIGNIMTLCLGKRGILINQSYLTTTRVELIFEMPLTEIVFDFYDKLKSQTRGYASFDYHPLGYRESDIVKMDILLNSDKVDALSALIHRSRAHDFGRKLCEKLKELLPRQQFQIAIQAAIGAKIVARENISAMRKDVTAKCYGGDISRKRKLLEKQKEGKKRMRQIGNVEVPQEAFLAVLKLDD; encoded by the coding sequence ATGAAGAATATACGGAATTTTTGTATTATAGCACATATCGATCACGGGAAAAGCACCCTGGCAGACCGCCTGTTACAGTCGACCAATACGATCAGCGACCGCGAAATGATGGACCAGGTGCTGGATGATATGGATCTGGAACGGGAAAAGGGCATTACCATTAAGAGTCATGCCATCCAGATCAACTACCGGTCCAAAGCCGGTGAAAACTATGTGCTGAACCTGATCGATACACCCGGGCACGTGGATTTCAGCTACGAGGTGAGCCGCGCCCTGGCCGCTTGTGAAGGAGCGCTCCTGCTGGTGGATGCCACGCAGGGCATTCAGGCACAAACCATCAGCAACCTGTACCTGGCCATCGATAACGACCTGGAAATTATTCCGGTGATCAACAAGATTGATATGGACGGAGCGATGATCGACGAGGTGAAAGACCAGATTATTGACCTGATTGGCTGTAAACCTGAAGATATATTGCTGGCCAGCGGAAGAACCGGTTTGGGTATCGATGCTGTGCTGGAAGCGATTGTTGAGCGAATTCCGGCGCCCAAGGGGGATCCTGAAGCGCCCTTACAGGCCCTGATCTTTGACAGTGTTTTTAACAGCTTTCGCGGAATCATCGTTTATTACCGGATTCTGAACGGCGCGCTGAAAAAAGGAGATAAGGTAAAGTTTGTAAGCACCGGTCAGGAATATGAAGCCGATGAAATTGGCATTCTGAAACTGAAAATGACCGAGCGCAATGAAGTGCTTGCCGGGGATGTGGGGTACATCATCACCGGTATTAAAAATGCCAAGGAGGTAAAGGTAGGGGATACCATCACCCTGGCCAACAATGCCAACCCGGTGGCCATTAAAGGGTTTGAAGAAGTGAAACCGATGGTATTTGCCGGCATTTACCCGGTGAATACAGATGAGTTTGAAGAATTACGGGATTGTATGGAAAAGCTCCAGCTGAACGATGCTTCCTTAACCTTTGAGCTGGAAACCTCGCAGGCGCTGGGTTTTGGTTTCCGTTGCGGCTTCCTGGGAATGCTGCATATGGAAATCATACAGGAGCGGCTGGAACGGGAGTTTAATCAAACTGTTATTACTACCGTACCGAACGTAAGCTTTATTGCACATACAACAAAGGGTGAAAAGATCATTGTAAATAATCCGACAGAGTTCCCGGATCCGGTAAAAACCGACCGGATCGAAGAACCTTATATTAAGGCGCAAATCATTACCAAGCCGGATTATATCGGTAATATCATGACTCTTTGCCTCGGTAAACGTGGTATCCTGATTAACCAGAGCTACCTGACCACAACACGTGTGGAGCTGATTTTTGAGATGCCGCTGACGGAAATCGTATTTGACTTTTACGATAAACTGAAATCCCAGACCCGGGGATATGCATCCTTTGATTATCATCCGCTGGGATACCGCGAAAGCGATATCGTAAAAATGGATATTTTATTGAATAGCGATAAAGTGGATGCGTTGAGTGCACTGATCCACCGCAGCCGTGCACATGATTTCGGCAGGAAGCTGTGTGAAAAATTAAAGGAGTTGTTGCCGCGTCAGCAATTCCAGATCGCGATACAGGCGGCTATCGGCGCCAAGATCGTGGCGCGGGAAAATATCTCTGCCATGCGGAAGGATGTTACTGCAAAATGTTACGGAGGAGATATCAGCCGGAAACGGAAACTACTGGAAAAACAAAAAGAAGGAAAAAAGCGGATGCGCCAGATTGGTAACGTAGAAGTGCCGCAGGAAGCGTTTCTGGCGGTGCTGAAGCTGGATGATTAG
- a CDS encoding sodium/sugar symporter, giving the protein MHQLQPLDYLVFLIYFVAVSAYGYYVYRRKKSATPSSKDFFLAEGSLTWWAIGASLIASNISAEHFIGMSGSGFALGLAISSYEWMAAATLIIVAIFIIPVYLKNKIFTMPQFLSVRYNDKVSTIMAIFWLLVYVFVNLTSIIYLGALAISSISNLSFEAAIIGLSVFSVLVTLGGMKVIGYTDVVQVIVLIIGGLITTYLALSLLADRFGFDGSIWKALGVLRKEAPTHFHMIFKKGDPHYYELPGMSVLIGGMLINNLAYWGCNQYIVQRALGADLKTARKGILFAAFLKLLIPVIAVLPGITMFVLYKNGMFHTEMADAAGIIKPDHAYPTLMNLLPEGLKGVAFAALTAAIVASLAGKANSISTIFSLDIYKKFFNREASEQKLVRVGRWAVIAAMVLAAIVTPALKSLDQAYQFIQEYVGFFSPGVLAIFLLGMFWKRTTANAALAGAVLTIPISTVLKFLPAWTRGAFPDYPFLDRMTITFFCVVILMVCISLSSARKTTAAPSIQLDQRLFRVSPEFLMGSVLICGILAALYTVFW; this is encoded by the coding sequence ATGCATCAATTACAACCACTGGATTATCTTGTTTTCCTGATCTATTTTGTAGCCGTATCTGCCTATGGTTATTATGTGTACCGGCGTAAAAAATCCGCCACTCCCAGCTCCAAGGATTTTTTTCTTGCAGAAGGCTCACTCACCTGGTGGGCAATCGGCGCTTCACTGATCGCGTCTAATATATCCGCCGAACATTTTATTGGCATGAGCGGATCGGGATTTGCCCTGGGCCTGGCCATTTCCTCCTATGAATGGATGGCAGCAGCAACGCTTATCATTGTAGCCATCTTTATTATACCGGTATATCTGAAGAATAAGATCTTTACCATGCCCCAGTTTCTTTCGGTACGTTACAATGATAAAGTAAGTACCATTATGGCCATTTTCTGGCTGCTGGTATATGTGTTTGTAAATCTTACTTCGATTATTTACCTGGGAGCCCTGGCCATCTCTTCCATCAGTAACCTGAGTTTTGAAGCGGCCATCATAGGGCTGAGCGTATTTTCTGTGCTGGTGACCCTGGGTGGTATGAAGGTCATCGGTTATACCGATGTAGTTCAGGTTATCGTTTTGATCATAGGCGGCCTCATAACCACTTACCTGGCACTCTCCCTGCTGGCCGACCGGTTTGGTTTCGACGGCAGTATCTGGAAAGCCCTGGGCGTTCTGCGCAAAGAAGCGCCCACTCATTTTCATATGATTTTTAAAAAAGGCGATCCGCATTATTATGAATTGCCAGGCATGTCCGTACTTATTGGCGGCATGCTGATTAATAACCTGGCATATTGGGGCTGCAACCAGTACATCGTACAGCGCGCACTGGGGGCTGATCTGAAGACGGCACGAAAAGGAATCCTTTTTGCGGCCTTCCTGAAGCTGCTGATCCCTGTTATTGCGGTGTTACCGGGCATTACCATGTTCGTGCTGTATAAAAACGGCATGTTTCATACGGAAATGGCCGACGCTGCGGGCATCATAAAGCCGGATCATGCCTATCCCACACTGATGAACCTGCTTCCGGAAGGATTGAAAGGTGTTGCTTTTGCTGCACTTACTGCGGCCATTGTGGCATCTCTCGCCGGAAAAGCCAATAGTATCTCCACTATTTTTTCGCTGGACATCTATAAAAAATTCTTTAACAGGGAAGCATCGGAACAAAAGCTGGTGCGTGTTGGACGCTGGGCTGTTATTGCCGCAATGGTGCTGGCTGCAATAGTAACACCTGCCCTCAAATCGCTGGACCAGGCCTACCAGTTTATCCAGGAATATGTGGGCTTTTTCTCCCCGGGGGTATTGGCCATTTTTCTGCTGGGAATGTTCTGGAAGCGCACGACCGCTAATGCTGCTCTTGCCGGTGCGGTACTTACCATCCCGATCTCTACCGTACTGAAGTTTCTGCCCGCCTGGACCCGGGGCGCCTTTCCCGACTATCCCTTTCTCGACCGCATGACCATTACTTTCTTTTGCGTGGTAATCCTTATGGTATGCATCAGCCTTTCCTCAGCCCGGAAGACCACTGCAGCGCCCTCCATCCAACTGGATCAGCGGCTTTTCCGGGTTTCACCGGAATTCCTGATGGGTTCGGTGCTGATCTGCGGCATCCTGGCAGCCCTGTACACCGTTTTCTGGTGA